The Musa acuminata AAA Group cultivar baxijiao chromosome BXJ1-3, Cavendish_Baxijiao_AAA, whole genome shotgun sequence genome window below encodes:
- the LOC135616686 gene encoding enhancer of mRNA-decapping protein 4-like isoform X4, whose protein sequence is MASPAGNPNLFRPPNANPITGPSPFPQPSSYPPPPPSYPSPPPHGAFSYPPTTSPFHRHPFLLYPQDTLHRPAIAHAAAGTHPPNPNSVPSTSPNPISNNNPGARLMALLNPPTSQFESAVSMPAPSTMPLELSPPANAVALRSAPFTLAVVQPVPARLPSSKQPRGRLLGGGHTCAYDVDSRLLGESQPPQLEVTPITKYTSDPGLVLGRQIAVNRTYICYGLKLGAIRVLNINTALRSLLKGHSQRVTDMTFFAEDVHLLASASIDGRVFVWKIDEVPDEENKPQITEKKIIAVQIVGNGESYHPRICWHSHKQEFLFVGIGNRVLKIDLIRIGRGKEFSAEEPLKCPAEKLIDGIQLVGKHDGDVTDLSISQWMITRLVSASKDGTVKIWEDRKAVPLAMLRPHDGEPVNSVAFMASPHRPDHINLVTAGPLNREVKLWASTSEEGWLLPGDSESWQCTQTLDLRSSLEPHLEEAFFNQIVVLPQANLIVIANAKKNAIYAVHVDYGPCPASTHMDYIADFTVTMPILSLTGTNDFLADGEQVVQIYCVQTQAIQQYAMELNQCLPPPTANARLAENPLYHAFKTPSSETLYELEAFHGPPVNTPSAINASPREQLSVSSTRGASSAPYSTDSVSSEVMKVPELSTSKPEAKTDVPPLAEKDIDVQYVSSSVPVNLDLAGRLAGLSGPRKAEHGSPLVNNVVDHPVFDYSVDRRVDSLVATAPDMPSTNDNLRKDDPLSGPNDPSKVLNPLLLLKLNGNTTHLITPSEILLGVISSSDISHVIQVPLGQKVQVLDTIINNNIKSQEVEVKVAGKGRSGQKEDFDTHKVPQAVTIEDKERPFQTLEATLGVDHESSMVLETCTMRESCLVDDTAETMDQPPSTLKVDVEYKKRDMPEKESDVTAIPQSLSVAKGKKQKGKQHHMTDLSSPSLSPFDSNDSLNEPERSSVVPSTDAVIPQILALQETLNQLMNMQKEMQKQMGVMLAAPIVNEGKRLETALGGCMEKAIKENADVRWAHFQEENWKHERVAKDKMQQLTNLITNVMNRDLPVMLERTLKKEISAVGPTVARAITPVISSVITELFQKGVGDKAVNQLEKSITAKLEATMSRQIQTQFQTSGKQVLQDALRSCVESSVVPAFEKSCKTMFEQVDSAFQKGMNEHTAAAQQQLEAAYTPLALTLRDAINSTSSITQNLTTELIDGQRKLVALVAAGNTKAANPISMQQTGAPMPGLPEMVEAPLDPKKELSRLISECKYEEAFAIALQRSDVSIVSWLCTQVDLRAICYTVPLPLSQGVLLALLQQLACDIGTEASRKVSWMTDVALVINPTDPMITSYIQPILEQVYNILAHQRSLPTTSASDVTNMLLVMHVINSVLMSCK, encoded by the exons ATGGCGTCCCCCGCGGGGAACCCCAACCTCTTCAGGCCTCCCAATGCTAACCCTATCACCGGCCCGTCGCCGTTCCCCCAGCCTTCCTCCTACCCTCCCCCTCCGCCGTCGTACCCCTCTCCGCCGCCTCATGGTGCGTTCTCCTACCCTCCCACCACCTCTCCGTTCCACCGCCACCCCTTCCTCCTCTACCCCCAGGACACCCTCCACCGGCCCGCCATTGCCCACGCCGCCGCCGGCACTCATCCCCCCAACCCTAATTCCGTCCCCAGCACCAGCCCTAACCCTATCTCCAACAACAACCCCGGCGCCCGCCTCATGGCGCTGCTGAATCCTCCTACCTCCCAGTTCGAATCCGCCGTCTCGATGCCGGCCCCTTCGACCATGCCGTTGGAGTTGTCGCCTCCCGCAAACGCGGTCGCCCTGCGTTCCGCCCCCTTCACGCTGGCGGTCGTTCAGCCGGTGCCGGCGAGGTTGCCGAGCAGCAAGCAACCTCGGGGACGGCTACTGGGAGGCGGACACACGTGTGCGTACGATGTGGACTCTAGATTGCTGGGCGAGTCGCAGCCACCACAGCTCGAGGTCACGCCGATTACCAAGTACACATCAGATCCGGGCCTTGTTTTGGGCCGTCAGATTGCTGTCAACCGAACGTATATATGCTACGGTCTCAAGCTTGGGGCCATTCGGGTGCTCAACATTAACACAGCATTGCGATCCCTGCTCAAGGGGCACTCTCAG AGAGTTACGGATATGACTTTCTTTGCTGAAGATGTTCACCTTTTGGCAAG TGCAAGCATTGATGGAAGGGTTTTTGTATGGAAGATTGATGAAGTTCCTGATGAGGAAAATAAGCCACAGATAAccgaaaaaaaaataattgctgTTCAGATTGTAGGAAATGGAGAGTCTTATCATCCACGGATCTGTTGGCACTCTCACAAGCAA GAATTTTTGTTTGTTGGAATCGGAAATCGTGTATTAAAAATTGATTTGATCAGAATTGGAAGAGGAAAAGAATTTTCAGCAGAGGAACCTCTCAAATGTCCTGCTGAGAAGCTAATTGATGGGATCCAACTTGTCGGTAAACATGATGGAGATGTAACAGATTTGTCCATATCCCAGTGGATGATAACCCGATTAGTGTCAGCATCAAAAGATGGCACG GTAAAGATCTGGGAAGATCGCAAAGCAGTGCCCCTTGCTATGTTGAGGCCACATGATGGTGAACCTGTTAATTCAGTTGCATTTATGGCATCACCACACCGTCCCGATCACATCAATCTTGTCACTGCA GGCCCATTGAATCGGGAAGTGAAACTATGGGCTTCTACCAGTGAAGAAGGTTGGCTCTTGCCTGGTGATTCTGAATCTTGGCAGTGCACTCAGACCTTGGACTTGAGAAGTTCCTTAGAACCTCATCTTGAGGAGGCATTTTTCAACCAGATTGTAGTCTTACCTCAAGCAAATCTGATAGTTATTGCAAATGCTAAGAAGAATGCTATATATGCTGTGCATGTAGACTATGGCCCATGCCCAGCTTCCACACACATGGACTACATAGCAGATTTTACTGTCACAATGCCTATTTTGAGTCTCACTGGTACAAATGATTTCCTCGCTGATGGGGAACAAGTGGTTCAGATCTACTGTGTGCAGACGCAGGCTATTCAACAGTATGCGATGGAGCTGAACCAGTGTTTACCACCACCAACTGCTAATGCTCGTTTGGCAGAAAATCCTTTATATCATGCTTTTAAGACTCCTAGCTCGGAAACACTCTACGAGTTAGAGGCATTTCATGGGCCTCCTGTCAATACTCCTTCAGCAATAAATGCTTCACCAAGAGAACAGCTTTCGGTTAGCAGTACTAGAGGTGCATCATCAGCCCCATATTCTACAGATTCAGTTTCTTCTGAGGTCATGAAAGTACCTGAATTGTCCACATCAAAACCTGAAGCCAAGACAGATGTTCCTCCACTTGCTGAGAAAGATATTGATGTTCAATATGTCTCTTCTTCTGTTCCTGTGAATCTAGACCTTGCAGGACGATTAGCTGGTCTGAGTGGTCCACGTAAAGCTGAACATGGATCACCACTTGTTAACAATGTTGTGGACCATCCTGTTTTTGATTATTCAGTTGACAGGAGAGTGGATTCTCTTGTGGCAACTGCACCTGATATGCCTTCCACAAATGATAACTTGAGAAAGGATGATCCTTTATCTGGACCAAATGATCCTTCTAAGGTGTTGAATCCTCTCTTGTTGCTTAAGCTTAATGGAAACACAACACACTTAATTACTCCTTCAGAAATCCTATTAGGTGTCATAAGTTCCTCAGACATTAGCCATGTCATTCAAGTCCCATTAGGTCAGAAAGTTCAGGTTCTAGATACaatcataaataataatatcaagagtcAAGAGGTGGAAGTAAAAGTTGCAGGCAAGGGGCGATCAGGTCAGAAAGAGGATTTTGATACTCATAAAGTGCCACAAGCTGTTACCATTGAGGATAAAGAGAGACCCTTCCAAACTTTAGAAGCAACATTAGGGGTGGACCATGAGAGTTCCATGGTGCTAGAAACTTGCACTATGAGAGAATCTTGCCTGGTTGATGACACTGCTGAGACAATGGATCAGCCTCCCAGTACTCTCAAGGTAGATGTTGAATACAAGAAGAGGGATATGCCTGAAAAAGAATCTGATGTGACTGCCATACCTCAATCTCTTTCAGTTGCTAAAGGGAAGAAGCAAAAAGGAAAACAGCACCATATGACTGACCTTTCATCCCCTTCTTTGAGTCCTTTTGACTCTAATGATTCTTTAAATGAACCAGAGAGAAGCTCTGTGGTTCCTTCAACCGATGCTGTCATTCCTCAGATTCTTGCTCTACAGGAAACACTGAACCAg CTCATGAACATGCAAAAGGAAATGCAGAAGCAAATGGGTGTAATGTTGGCCGCTCCTATCGTGAATGAAGGCAAAAGATTGGAGACGGCATTAGGAGGGTGCATGGAAAAAGCTATCAAGGAAAATGCAGATGTTCGATGGGCTCATTTTCAAGAGGAAAATTGGAAACATGAGCGGGTTGCAAAGGACAAGATGCAGCAGCTAACGAATCTGATCACCAACGTCATGAACAGGGATTTGCCTGTCATGTTGGAGAGGACATTGAAGAAGGAAATTTCTGCAGTAGGGCCTACTGTCGCACGGGCAATTACACCAGTTATTTCTTCAGTTATCACTGAGTTATTTCAG AAAGGAGTTGGTGACAAGGCAGTGAATCAATTGGAGAAATCTATTACTGCAAAGCTCGAAGCTACAATGTCTAGGCAAATCCAAACACAGTTTCAAACATCTGGAAAGCAAGTTCTTCAG GATGCTTTAAGGTCTTGTGTGGAGTCCTCAGTGGTTCCTGCATTTGAGAAATCTTGCAAAACAATGTTTGAGCAAGTAGACAGTGCATTTCAGAAAGGAATGAATGAACATACTGCTGCTGCTCAACAACAGCTTGAGGCAGCATATACTCCCTTAGCACTTACTCTGAGG GATGCCATTAATTCCACTTCATCAATCACCCAAAATCTTACTACTGAATTGATTGACGGCCAGCGGAAGCTAGTAGCTCTAGTCGCTGCAGGAAACACAAAAGCGGCAAATCCAATTTCTATGCAGCAGACTGGTGCACCCATGCCCGGTCTTCCTGAGATG GTCGAGGCACCTCTGGATCCAAAAAAGGAACTCTCAAGATTAATATCCGAATGCAAGTACGAGGAAGCTTTCGCAATTGCTCTACAAAGAAGCGATGTATCCATCGTGTCCTGGCTATGCACACAG GTCGATTTGCGTGCTATTTGTTACACCGTACCACTTCCTTTAAGTCAAGGAGTTCTGCTAGCCCTTCTGCAGCAGCTAGCATGCGACATCGGCACTGAGGCGTCAAGGAAAGTGAGTTGGATGACAGACGTGGCCTTAGTAATCAACCCAACAGATCCAATGATCACTTCATACATACAGCCAATCCTCGAGCAGGTTTACAACATCCTTGCCCACCAAAGATCACTTCCCACGACGAGTGCCTCTGACGTTACTAATATGCTTCTAGTAATGCACGTTATAAATTCTGTACTTATGAGCTGCAAGTGA
- the LOC135616686 gene encoding enhancer of mRNA-decapping protein 4-like isoform X3 has translation MASPAGNPNLFRPPNANPITGPSPFPQPSSYPPPPPSYPSPPPHGAFSYPPTTSPFHRHPFLLYPQDTLHRPAIAHAAAGTHPPNPNSVPSTSPNPISNNNPGARLMALLNPPTSQFESAVSMPAPSTMPLELSPPANAVALRSAPFTLAVVQPVPARLPSSKQPRGRLLGGGHTCAYDVDSRLLGESQPPQLEVTPITKYTSDPGLVLGRQIAVNRTYICYGLKLGAIRVLNINTALRSLLKGHSQRVTDMTFFAEDVHLLASASIDGRVFVWKIDEVPDEENKPQITEKKIIAVQIVGNGESYHPRICWHSHKQEFLFVGIGNRVLKIDLIRIGRGKEFSAEEPLKCPAEKLIDGIQLVGKHDGDVTDLSISQWMITRLVSASKDGTVKIWEDRKAVPLAMLRPHDGEPVNSVAFMASPHRPDHINLVTAGPLNREVKLWASTSEEGWLLPGDSESWQCTQTLDLRSSLEPHLEEAFFNQIVVLPQANLIVIANAKKNAIYAVHVDYGPCPASTHMDYIADFTVTMPILSLTGTNDFLADGEQVVQIYCVQTQAIQQYAMELNQCLPPPTANARLAENPLYHAFKTPSSETLYELEAFHGPPVNTPSAINASPREQLSVSSTRGASSAPYSTDSVSSEVMKVPELSTSKPEAKTDVPPLAEKDIDVQYVSSSVPVNLDLAGRLAGLSGPRKAEHGSPLVNNVVDHPVFDYSVDRRVDSLVATAPDMPSTNDNLRKDDPLSGPNDPSKVLNPLLLLKLNGNTTHLITPSEILLGVISSSDISHVIQVPLGQKVQVLDTIINNNIKSQEVEVKVAGKGRSGQKEDFDTHKVPQAVTIEDKERPFQTLEATLGVDHESSMVLETCTMRESCLVDDTAETMDQPPSTLKVDVEYKKRDMPEKESDVTAIPQSLSVAKGKKQKGKQHHMTDLSSPSLSPFDSNDSLNEPERSSVVPSTDAVIPQILALQETLNQLMNMQKEMQKQMGVMLAAPIVNEGKRLETALGGCMEKAIKENADVRWAHFQEENWKHERVAKDKMQQLTNLITNVMNRDLPVMLERTLKKEISAVGPTVARAITPVISSVITELFQKGVGDKAVNQLEKSITAKLEATMSRQIQTQFQTSGKQVLQDALRSCVESSVVPAFEKSCKTMFEQVDSAFQKGMNEHTAAAQQQLEAAYTPLALTLRDAINSTSSITQNLTTELIDGQRKLVALVAAGNTKAANPISMQQTGAPMPGLPEMQVEAPLDPKKELSRLISECKYEEAFAIALQRSDVSIVSWLCTQVDLRAICYTVPLPLSQGVLLALLQQLACDIGTEASRKVSWMTDVALVINPTDPMITSYIQPILEQVYNILAHQRSLPTTSASDVTNMLLVMHVINSVLMSCK, from the exons ATGGCGTCCCCCGCGGGGAACCCCAACCTCTTCAGGCCTCCCAATGCTAACCCTATCACCGGCCCGTCGCCGTTCCCCCAGCCTTCCTCCTACCCTCCCCCTCCGCCGTCGTACCCCTCTCCGCCGCCTCATGGTGCGTTCTCCTACCCTCCCACCACCTCTCCGTTCCACCGCCACCCCTTCCTCCTCTACCCCCAGGACACCCTCCACCGGCCCGCCATTGCCCACGCCGCCGCCGGCACTCATCCCCCCAACCCTAATTCCGTCCCCAGCACCAGCCCTAACCCTATCTCCAACAACAACCCCGGCGCCCGCCTCATGGCGCTGCTGAATCCTCCTACCTCCCAGTTCGAATCCGCCGTCTCGATGCCGGCCCCTTCGACCATGCCGTTGGAGTTGTCGCCTCCCGCAAACGCGGTCGCCCTGCGTTCCGCCCCCTTCACGCTGGCGGTCGTTCAGCCGGTGCCGGCGAGGTTGCCGAGCAGCAAGCAACCTCGGGGACGGCTACTGGGAGGCGGACACACGTGTGCGTACGATGTGGACTCTAGATTGCTGGGCGAGTCGCAGCCACCACAGCTCGAGGTCACGCCGATTACCAAGTACACATCAGATCCGGGCCTTGTTTTGGGCCGTCAGATTGCTGTCAACCGAACGTATATATGCTACGGTCTCAAGCTTGGGGCCATTCGGGTGCTCAACATTAACACAGCATTGCGATCCCTGCTCAAGGGGCACTCTCAG AGAGTTACGGATATGACTTTCTTTGCTGAAGATGTTCACCTTTTGGCAAG TGCAAGCATTGATGGAAGGGTTTTTGTATGGAAGATTGATGAAGTTCCTGATGAGGAAAATAAGCCACAGATAAccgaaaaaaaaataattgctgTTCAGATTGTAGGAAATGGAGAGTCTTATCATCCACGGATCTGTTGGCACTCTCACAAGCAA GAATTTTTGTTTGTTGGAATCGGAAATCGTGTATTAAAAATTGATTTGATCAGAATTGGAAGAGGAAAAGAATTTTCAGCAGAGGAACCTCTCAAATGTCCTGCTGAGAAGCTAATTGATGGGATCCAACTTGTCGGTAAACATGATGGAGATGTAACAGATTTGTCCATATCCCAGTGGATGATAACCCGATTAGTGTCAGCATCAAAAGATGGCACG GTAAAGATCTGGGAAGATCGCAAAGCAGTGCCCCTTGCTATGTTGAGGCCACATGATGGTGAACCTGTTAATTCAGTTGCATTTATGGCATCACCACACCGTCCCGATCACATCAATCTTGTCACTGCA GGCCCATTGAATCGGGAAGTGAAACTATGGGCTTCTACCAGTGAAGAAGGTTGGCTCTTGCCTGGTGATTCTGAATCTTGGCAGTGCACTCAGACCTTGGACTTGAGAAGTTCCTTAGAACCTCATCTTGAGGAGGCATTTTTCAACCAGATTGTAGTCTTACCTCAAGCAAATCTGATAGTTATTGCAAATGCTAAGAAGAATGCTATATATGCTGTGCATGTAGACTATGGCCCATGCCCAGCTTCCACACACATGGACTACATAGCAGATTTTACTGTCACAATGCCTATTTTGAGTCTCACTGGTACAAATGATTTCCTCGCTGATGGGGAACAAGTGGTTCAGATCTACTGTGTGCAGACGCAGGCTATTCAACAGTATGCGATGGAGCTGAACCAGTGTTTACCACCACCAACTGCTAATGCTCGTTTGGCAGAAAATCCTTTATATCATGCTTTTAAGACTCCTAGCTCGGAAACACTCTACGAGTTAGAGGCATTTCATGGGCCTCCTGTCAATACTCCTTCAGCAATAAATGCTTCACCAAGAGAACAGCTTTCGGTTAGCAGTACTAGAGGTGCATCATCAGCCCCATATTCTACAGATTCAGTTTCTTCTGAGGTCATGAAAGTACCTGAATTGTCCACATCAAAACCTGAAGCCAAGACAGATGTTCCTCCACTTGCTGAGAAAGATATTGATGTTCAATATGTCTCTTCTTCTGTTCCTGTGAATCTAGACCTTGCAGGACGATTAGCTGGTCTGAGTGGTCCACGTAAAGCTGAACATGGATCACCACTTGTTAACAATGTTGTGGACCATCCTGTTTTTGATTATTCAGTTGACAGGAGAGTGGATTCTCTTGTGGCAACTGCACCTGATATGCCTTCCACAAATGATAACTTGAGAAAGGATGATCCTTTATCTGGACCAAATGATCCTTCTAAGGTGTTGAATCCTCTCTTGTTGCTTAAGCTTAATGGAAACACAACACACTTAATTACTCCTTCAGAAATCCTATTAGGTGTCATAAGTTCCTCAGACATTAGCCATGTCATTCAAGTCCCATTAGGTCAGAAAGTTCAGGTTCTAGATACaatcataaataataatatcaagagtcAAGAGGTGGAAGTAAAAGTTGCAGGCAAGGGGCGATCAGGTCAGAAAGAGGATTTTGATACTCATAAAGTGCCACAAGCTGTTACCATTGAGGATAAAGAGAGACCCTTCCAAACTTTAGAAGCAACATTAGGGGTGGACCATGAGAGTTCCATGGTGCTAGAAACTTGCACTATGAGAGAATCTTGCCTGGTTGATGACACTGCTGAGACAATGGATCAGCCTCCCAGTACTCTCAAGGTAGATGTTGAATACAAGAAGAGGGATATGCCTGAAAAAGAATCTGATGTGACTGCCATACCTCAATCTCTTTCAGTTGCTAAAGGGAAGAAGCAAAAAGGAAAACAGCACCATATGACTGACCTTTCATCCCCTTCTTTGAGTCCTTTTGACTCTAATGATTCTTTAAATGAACCAGAGAGAAGCTCTGTGGTTCCTTCAACCGATGCTGTCATTCCTCAGATTCTTGCTCTACAGGAAACACTGAACCAg CTCATGAACATGCAAAAGGAAATGCAGAAGCAAATGGGTGTAATGTTGGCCGCTCCTATCGTGAATGAAGGCAAAAGATTGGAGACGGCATTAGGAGGGTGCATGGAAAAAGCTATCAAGGAAAATGCAGATGTTCGATGGGCTCATTTTCAAGAGGAAAATTGGAAACATGAGCGGGTTGCAAAGGACAAGATGCAGCAGCTAACGAATCTGATCACCAACGTCATGAACAGGGATTTGCCTGTCATGTTGGAGAGGACATTGAAGAAGGAAATTTCTGCAGTAGGGCCTACTGTCGCACGGGCAATTACACCAGTTATTTCTTCAGTTATCACTGAGTTATTTCAG AAAGGAGTTGGTGACAAGGCAGTGAATCAATTGGAGAAATCTATTACTGCAAAGCTCGAAGCTACAATGTCTAGGCAAATCCAAACACAGTTTCAAACATCTGGAAAGCAAGTTCTTCAG GATGCTTTAAGGTCTTGTGTGGAGTCCTCAGTGGTTCCTGCATTTGAGAAATCTTGCAAAACAATGTTTGAGCAAGTAGACAGTGCATTTCAGAAAGGAATGAATGAACATACTGCTGCTGCTCAACAACAGCTTGAGGCAGCATATACTCCCTTAGCACTTACTCTGAGG GATGCCATTAATTCCACTTCATCAATCACCCAAAATCTTACTACTGAATTGATTGACGGCCAGCGGAAGCTAGTAGCTCTAGTCGCTGCAGGAAACACAAAAGCGGCAAATCCAATTTCTATGCAGCAGACTGGTGCACCCATGCCCGGTCTTCCTGAGATG CAGGTCGAGGCACCTCTGGATCCAAAAAAGGAACTCTCAAGATTAATATCCGAATGCAAGTACGAGGAAGCTTTCGCAATTGCTCTACAAAGAAGCGATGTATCCATCGTGTCCTGGCTATGCACACAG GTCGATTTGCGTGCTATTTGTTACACCGTACCACTTCCTTTAAGTCAAGGAGTTCTGCTAGCCCTTCTGCAGCAGCTAGCATGCGACATCGGCACTGAGGCGTCAAGGAAAGTGAGTTGGATGACAGACGTGGCCTTAGTAATCAACCCAACAGATCCAATGATCACTTCATACATACAGCCAATCCTCGAGCAGGTTTACAACATCCTTGCCCACCAAAGATCACTTCCCACGACGAGTGCCTCTGACGTTACTAATATGCTTCTAGTAATGCACGTTATAAATTCTGTACTTATGAGCTGCAAGTGA